The following proteins come from a genomic window of Ictalurus furcatus strain D&B chromosome 14, Billie_1.0, whole genome shotgun sequence:
- the LOC128618167 gene encoding putative protocadherin beta-18, protein MGVLCSLDARLSGSTARVSTWLTMLLVGFAFVMAVAHGQVRYSIPEEMNKGSVVGNIVQDLGLDVKRLKSGRARIFTEDSREYIGLNVDKGTLIVRERIDREELCAQVSPCSLHFQIILDNPVELHRIDFEILDINDHAPAFDRKEISIEIPETAAPGSRFSLDSAHDPDVGSNAPQRYTLNPTEYFTLKEISRNDGTKYFELLLKLHLDRERQEEHQLILTAFDGGSPQKSGTVKITVTVLDTNDNSPVFSQPIYRASLSENAFKDSLVVTVSATDMDKGSNSEVTYSFSQSSGKEAMELFNVDSDTGEIKVKGFLDFEKSKQYELNVEAIDKGGLIDTSKVLIEILDVNDNYPVISVISFSNPIPEDSALGTVIAILNIKDIDSGKNGQIKCTVNSDLPFRIKATSSNFFSLITGLVLDREMFSEYNITITGTDEGSPSLSSNTTLRLKISDVNDNAPVFQRHSYTAYVMENNSPGVSIFAVTATDRDSGNNARISYFLEDLSVNGVSASSYISVNADSGEILAIRSFDFEQTKEFNIRVKAQDGGNPPLSSNVSVKIIIQDQNDNAPQILYPVQTGGSVVAEMVPRSADVGYLVTKVVAVDVDSGQNAWLSYKLQKAADRALFEVGLQNGEIRTVRQVTDKDPVKQKLTVVVEDNGQPSRSATVNVNVAVADTFPEVLSEFTDFTHDKEYNENLTFYLVLALAVVSFLFIVSIIAILSVKCYRWRRERMFYKSGANLPVIPYYPPLYADVGGTGTLQHMYNYEAYRTTDSRKSDLKYARPPTESIISLDSSGTQTLKHAQRGQVGDHFDQVRATIKTGLHAEIRAAFCYLKFKYIFQIQNTILLSHIAVS, encoded by the coding sequence ATGGGAGTCCTTTGTTCCCTCGATGCCCGGTTAAGTGGCTCTACTGCGCGCGTTTCGACATGGCTGACAATGCTTCTGGTTGGATTTGCTTTTGTCATGGCCGTTGCGCACGGGCAGGTCCGTTATTCTATTCCCGAGGAGATGAATAAGGGATCAGTGGTGGGAAATATCGTTCAGGATCTCGGTTTGGATGTAAAGAGACTGAAATCTGGCCGAGCGCGGATCTTTACGGAGGACAGTCGTGAGTACATCGGTCTGAATGTGGATAAAGGCACTctgatagtgagagagaggatagatagagaggAGCTGTGCGCTCAAGTGTCTCCATGCtctttacattttcaaattattttagATAATCCAGTGGAGCTACATCGAATTGATTTTGAAATACTGGATATTAATGACCATGCCCCTGCTTTTGACAGAAAAGAAATCAGTATTGAAATCCCGGAAACTGCAGCCCCCGGTTCGCGGTTTTCTTTAGACAGTGCGCATGATCCCGATGTTGGTAGTAATGCACCGCAGAGATACACACTTAATCCCAcggaatatttcactttgaAAGAAATATCTCGTAACGACGGTACCAAATATTTTGAGCtattattaaaattacatttagacAGAGAGCGACAGGAAGAGCATCAATTAATTTTGACAGCATTTGATGGTGGATCTCCTCAGAAATCTGGAACAGTTAAGATAACTGTCACTGTTCTTGATACAAACGACAATTCTCCGGTGTTCAGTCAGCCAATATACCGAGCATCTTTGTCAGAAAATGCCTTTAAGGATAGTTTAGTAGTGACAGTCAGTGCAACTGACATGGACAAAGGGTCTAATAGCGAGGTTACCTATTCATTTTCACAAAGCTCCGGAAAAGAGGCCATGGAATTATTTAATGTTGATTCGGACACTGGAGAAATAAAGGTGAAAGGTTTCTTAGATTTTGAAAAATCCAAGCAGTATGAATTGAATGTAGAGGCAATTGACAAGGGAGGATTAATTGATACTAGTAAGGTGCTGATTGAAATTCTTGATGTTAATGATAATTACCCTGTTATCAGTGTTATCTCATTTTCTAACCCAATCCCAGAAGATTCTGCCCTTGGGACTGTTATAGCAATACTAAATATTAAAGATATAGACTCCGGGAAAAACGGTCAAATTAAATGCACAGTGAATTCAGATCTGCCATTTCGCATCAAAGCGACATCCTCTAATTTCTTTAGTTTAATTACAGGCCTTGTGTTAGATCGTGAAATGTTTTCTGAATACAATATAACGATCACAGGTACAGATGAAGGCTCTCCATCTTTATCTTCAAATACAACACTGAGGCTTAAAATATCTGATGTGAACGACAACGCCCCTGTTTTCCAGCGTCACTCATACACCGCTTATGTGATGGAAAATAATTCACCTGGAGTGTCTATATTTGCGGTGACAGCAACTGACAGAGACTCTGGTAATAATGCGcgcatttcttattttttagaAGATCTTTCTGTGAACGGAGTTTCTGCTTCGTCTTATATTTCAGTTAACGCAGACAGCGGAGAGATTCTTGCTATTCGATCTTTTGATTTCGAGCAAACAAAAGAGTTCAATATTCGCGTAAAAGCGCAGGACGGAGGCAACCCGCCTCTCAGTAGCAACGTGAGtgtgaaaattattattcaggaCCAGAATGACAACGCGCCTCAGATTCTGTATCCAGTACAAACTGGTGGCTCTGTGGTGGCTGAAATGGTGCCTCGTTCAGCAGATGTGGGCTATCTTGTCACGAAAGTGGTGGCTGTGGATGTGGACTCTGGACAGAATGCCTGGCTCTCATATAAACTGCAGAAAGCGGCAGACAGGGCGCTGTTTGAAGTGGGCTTACAGAATGGAGAAATAAGAACTGTGCGCCAAGTCACCGATAAAGATCCTGTGAAACAGAAGCTCACTGTTGTAGTGGAGGACAACGGACAGCCCTCTCGTTCAGCTACAGTCAATGTTAACGTGGCGGTGGCGGACACTTTCCCTGAAGTGCTCTCCGAGTTCACGGACTTTACGCACGACAAGGAATACAACGAAAACCTGACATTTTATCTAGTCCTGGCCTTGGCTGTAGTTTCCTTTCTCTTCATCGTGTCCATCATAGCTATACTGTCAGTGAAATGCTACAGATGGAGACGTGAGCGGATGTTTTATAAATCCGGTGCCAATCTGCCAGTTATTCCATATTATCCACCTCTTTACGCAGACGTCGGGGGAACAGGAACTTTACAGCATATGTACAATTATGAAGCTTACAGAACCACTGACTCTAGAAAGAGTGATCTGAAATACGCCAGACCTCCTACTGAGAGCATCATTAGTCTGGACAGCAGTGGGACACAGACACTTAAACATGCGCAGAGGGGGCAAGTTGGTGATCACTTTGATCAGGTGAGAGCCACAATAAAAACCGGTCTACACGCAGAGATACGGGCAGCTTTCTGCTATCTGaaatttaaatacatatttcaaatacaaaatacaattttgctGTCTCATATTGCTGTCTCATAA